Proteins encoded by one window of Halorubrum ruber:
- the mfnA gene encoding tyrosine decarboxylase MfnA, with translation MRQPEPEPQSFNRVLSSMCTEPHPDARAAAERFLATNPGDPATYEAVADLEAQAVEGLATLAAHPTPSDAAGYVTSGGTEANVQAVRSARNRHEGSDAEKGERDINVVAPESAHFSFHKAAELLGVELRTVPLDDDYRADPEAVAAAVDDATALVVGVAGSTEYGRVDPIPELGSIADEVGAGFHVDAAWGGFVLPFTDHAWSFADAPVDTLTIDPHKFGQAPVPAGGLLAREDAALDALAVDTPYLETRSQATLTGTRSGAGVAGAVAAIDALWPDGYREAAERAAENAEWLAGELADRGYDAVEPELPLVAADVPESEFRALRDAGWKVSRTGTGELRVVCMPHVTRAALRAFIDDLDRIRR, from the coding sequence ATGCGACAGCCGGAACCGGAGCCGCAGTCGTTCAATCGGGTGCTCTCCTCGATGTGTACCGAGCCGCACCCGGACGCCCGCGCGGCCGCCGAGCGGTTCCTCGCGACGAACCCGGGCGACCCCGCCACCTACGAGGCGGTGGCGGACCTCGAAGCCCAGGCGGTCGAAGGGCTCGCGACGCTCGCGGCCCACCCGACCCCGAGCGACGCCGCGGGGTACGTCACCTCCGGCGGCACCGAGGCGAACGTTCAGGCGGTGCGGTCGGCGCGGAACCGGCACGAGGGGAGTGACGCCGAGAAGGGCGAGCGCGACATCAACGTCGTCGCGCCCGAGAGCGCGCACTTCTCGTTCCACAAGGCCGCGGAGCTGCTCGGGGTCGAGCTGCGGACGGTTCCCCTCGACGACGACTATCGGGCTGATCCCGAGGCCGTCGCGGCCGCGGTCGACGACGCGACCGCGCTCGTCGTCGGCGTCGCCGGCAGCACGGAGTACGGCCGGGTCGACCCGATCCCCGAACTGGGATCGATCGCCGACGAAGTCGGAGCGGGGTTCCACGTCGACGCCGCGTGGGGCGGGTTCGTCCTCCCCTTCACTGACCACGCGTGGTCGTTCGCCGACGCGCCGGTCGACACGCTGACGATCGACCCCCACAAGTTCGGCCAGGCGCCGGTGCCGGCGGGCGGCCTACTGGCCCGCGAGGACGCCGCGCTCGACGCGCTCGCGGTCGACACGCCGTACTTAGAGACGCGCTCGCAGGCGACGCTCACCGGGACTCGGAGCGGCGCGGGCGTCGCCGGCGCGGTCGCGGCGATAGACGCGCTGTGGCCCGACGGCTACCGCGAGGCCGCGGAGCGCGCGGCCGAGAACGCCGAGTGGCTCGCCGGCGAACTCGCCGACCGCGGGTACGACGCCGTCGAACCCGAGCTCCCGCTCGTCGCGGCCGACGTGCCCGAATCCGAGTTCCGCGCGCTCCGCGACGCCGGCTGGAAGGTGTCGCGGACCGGCACGGGAGAGCTCCGCGTGGTGTGTATGCCGCACGTGACGCGTGCGGCGCTGCGGGCGTTCATCGACGACCTCGACCGGATCCGGAGGTAG
- a CDS encoding halocyanin domain-containing protein, which translates to MSSDDVSRRAFMRTAGGAAAAAGAATATAGTAAAQEVEPDWPSAANGNVGSYTDARGQDSVTISVGAGDQGLAFDPTLVWVDEGTTITWEWTGAGGSHNVQTVDGGGPASLDSGDPVGEEGATYEYETSSEDAGITHYHCVPHTAVGMHGGLAVGEDVATVEVGGGGGSDAVFVPDAARALGIATFMAMVSTLGLAFVFMKYGGTITRQEQT; encoded by the coding sequence ATGAGTTCGGACGACGTCTCTCGGCGCGCGTTCATGCGGACGGCCGGCGGTGCGGCGGCCGCCGCCGGCGCGGCGACGGCGACGGCGGGGACGGCGGCTGCACAGGAAGTGGAACCCGACTGGCCGAGCGCCGCCAACGGCAACGTCGGGTCGTACACCGACGCCCGCGGTCAGGACTCGGTGACCATCTCGGTCGGCGCCGGCGACCAGGGGCTCGCGTTCGACCCGACCCTCGTGTGGGTCGACGAGGGAACGACGATCACCTGGGAGTGGACAGGCGCCGGCGGCTCCCACAACGTCCAGACCGTCGACGGTGGCGGCCCGGCCAGCCTCGACAGCGGCGACCCCGTCGGCGAGGAGGGCGCCACCTACGAGTACGAGACGTCGAGCGAGGACGCCGGCATCACCCACTACCACTGCGTGCCCCACACCGCGGTTGGCATGCACGGCGGCCTCGCCGTCGGCGAGGACGTCGCCACCGTCGAGGTCGGCGGCGGCGGCGGCTCGGACGCGGTGTTCGTCCCGGACGCCGCCCGCGCGCTCGGCATCGCGACGTTCATGGCGATGGTGAGCACGCTGGGGCTGGCGTTCGTCTTCATGAAGTACGGCGGCACGATCACCCGGCAGGAGCAGACGTAG
- a CDS encoding glycosyltransferase has product MRVAFVSLFAPGHGETSARTRTLRTARALADRGHDVVWLCAQWWGGDHDAFDEDGVEYRAVTVEPAPVAFAAKLPAALRRVGPDVVHAVNSPPTPALAATVAGSLSRAPVVVDWWRDHPADARRWYRPLARRADAVTTPSRTTKTRVREHGADGADVRVLPESIDFDAVEAADVDDRFDAVYSRRLDRHANVETFLLGLAELRGRDWTAAVIGDGPERGRIEATASDLRIDDRVEFLGDLPTEERIPIFKGTHVAVATATWETFATDLLWAVACGCVALVEYQADSSAHELVEGRERGRLVTSPAELADEFVAVGDLERRAVDREFASFDREAVIDRYVALYEELVDGE; this is encoded by the coding sequence ATGCGCGTCGCGTTCGTCTCGCTCTTCGCCCCCGGACACGGGGAGACCTCGGCGCGAACGCGAACCCTGCGGACCGCCCGCGCGCTCGCCGACCGCGGCCACGACGTGGTCTGGCTCTGCGCGCAGTGGTGGGGCGGCGACCACGACGCCTTCGACGAGGACGGCGTCGAGTACCGGGCGGTCACCGTCGAGCCCGCGCCGGTCGCGTTCGCCGCGAAGCTCCCGGCCGCGCTCCGGCGCGTCGGGCCCGACGTCGTCCACGCGGTCAACAGCCCGCCGACGCCCGCGCTCGCCGCCACGGTGGCCGGGTCGCTGTCGCGGGCGCCGGTCGTCGTCGACTGGTGGCGCGACCACCCCGCCGACGCCCGCCGCTGGTACCGACCGCTCGCGCGGCGCGCGGACGCGGTGACGACGCCCTCGCGGACCACCAAGACGCGCGTCCGCGAACACGGGGCCGACGGCGCCGACGTGCGGGTGCTCCCCGAGAGCATCGACTTCGACGCCGTCGAGGCCGCGGACGTCGACGACCGGTTCGACGCGGTGTACTCGCGGCGGCTCGACCGCCACGCCAACGTCGAGACGTTCCTGCTCGGGCTCGCCGAGCTCCGCGGCCGCGACTGGACCGCGGCGGTGATCGGCGACGGCCCCGAGCGCGGCCGGATCGAGGCGACCGCGAGCGACCTCCGAATCGACGACCGGGTCGAGTTCCTCGGCGACCTCCCGACCGAAGAGCGAATTCCGATATTTAAAGGAACGCACGTCGCGGTCGCGACGGCGACGTGGGAGACGTTCGCGACCGACCTGCTGTGGGCGGTCGCGTGCGGCTGCGTCGCCCTCGTCGAGTACCAGGCCGATTCGAGCGCACACGAACTCGTCGAGGGGCGCGAGCGCGGGCGCCTCGTGACAAGCCCGGCGGAGTTAGCCGACGAGTTCGTCGCGGTCGGCGACCTCGAACGGCGCGCGGTCGACCGCGAGTTCGCCTCCTTCGACCGCGAGGCGGTGATCGACCGCTACGTCGCGCTGTACGAGGAGCTCGTCGACGGGGAGTGA
- a CDS encoding S9 family peptidase, producing the protein MRQYDIERYLNVRNAGGADLGPDGRLSFLLDTTGTGQVWSVREPESWPEQHTFFEESVSFVDSSPERSEAVFGMDEGGNERAQLYRLDYESGAITELTDMPEAKHRWGGWDSTGDRFAFASNRRDEAVFDVYVQGRDETGDDAELVYEGDGWLSVAGWSPSDDRLIVHEAHSSFDHDVYTLDLSTGDLTHHTPHEGDVRYSGPEWGPDGEGIYLVTDRDTDTLRLERLDLETDEFAVVADGGEWNVDGVAIDEESRRLVYSRNVDGYTELTAGELVAPDRIDEFPEPDLPDGVAGGVSFGPDGDRFAVTATGSTHNANVYVVDATTGDAERWTRASTAGVPPDTFVERELVHYPTFDGREIPAFFSVPETEPPESGYPVVVDIHGGPESQRRPSFASVTQYLLNNGYAVFEPNVRGSSGYGKAYSGLDDVENRMDSVKDIREGVGWLHDHPEVDPDRVVAMGGSYGGFMVLASLTEYPELWAAGVDIVGIANFVTFLENTGDWRRSLREAEYGSLDADREFLESVSPINNIERIETPLFVLHGENDPRVPVGEAEQIVEEAREQGVPVRKLIFDDEGHGFAKLDNRIEAYREIVDFLAEHV; encoded by the coding sequence ATGCGACAGTACGACATCGAACGCTACCTCAACGTCCGGAACGCGGGCGGCGCCGACCTCGGTCCCGACGGCCGGCTGTCCTTCCTCCTCGACACGACAGGAACGGGCCAAGTGTGGTCGGTCCGCGAGCCGGAGTCGTGGCCCGAACAGCACACCTTCTTCGAGGAGTCCGTCTCCTTCGTCGACTCCTCGCCGGAGCGCTCAGAGGCCGTCTTCGGCATGGACGAGGGCGGCAACGAGCGCGCGCAGCTGTACCGGCTCGATTACGAGTCCGGCGCGATCACGGAGCTCACCGACATGCCCGAGGCGAAACACCGATGGGGCGGCTGGGACTCGACCGGCGACCGGTTCGCGTTCGCGTCGAACCGGCGCGACGAGGCCGTCTTCGACGTGTACGTTCAGGGCCGCGACGAGACGGGCGACGACGCCGAACTCGTGTACGAGGGCGACGGCTGGCTCTCCGTCGCCGGCTGGTCGCCGAGCGATGACCGGCTGATCGTCCACGAGGCGCACTCCTCGTTCGACCACGACGTGTACACCCTCGATCTGTCGACCGGCGACCTCACCCACCACACGCCCCACGAGGGCGACGTGCGCTACTCCGGCCCGGAGTGGGGCCCCGACGGCGAGGGGATCTACCTCGTCACCGACCGCGACACCGACACCCTTCGGTTAGAGCGGCTGGACCTGGAGACCGACGAGTTCGCGGTCGTCGCGGACGGCGGCGAGTGGAACGTCGACGGCGTCGCGATAGACGAGGAGTCCCGGCGACTGGTCTACTCCCGGAATGTCGACGGCTACACCGAGCTCACCGCCGGCGAACTCGTCGCGCCCGACCGGATCGACGAGTTCCCGGAACCGGACCTGCCGGACGGCGTCGCGGGCGGCGTGAGCTTCGGTCCCGACGGCGACCGGTTCGCGGTGACGGCGACGGGGAGCACGCACAACGCGAACGTCTACGTGGTCGACGCGACCACGGGCGATGCGGAGCGGTGGACCCGCGCCTCGACCGCGGGGGTTCCCCCGGACACGTTCGTCGAGCGCGAGCTGGTCCACTACCCCACCTTCGACGGCAGAGAGATCCCCGCGTTCTTCTCCGTGCCGGAGACGGAGCCGCCGGAGTCGGGCTACCCGGTCGTCGTCGACATCCACGGCGGCCCCGAGTCGCAGCGGCGGCCCTCCTTCGCCTCCGTCACGCAGTACCTCCTGAACAACGGGTACGCCGTCTTCGAGCCCAACGTCCGCGGCTCCTCCGGATACGGGAAGGCGTACTCCGGGCTCGACGACGTGGAGAACCGGATGGACTCGGTGAAAGACATTCGGGAGGGAGTCGGCTGGCTCCACGACCACCCCGAGGTCGACCCCGACCGCGTCGTCGCGATGGGCGGCTCCTACGGCGGCTTCATGGTGCTGGCGTCGCTAACGGAGTACCCCGAGCTGTGGGCCGCGGGCGTCGACATCGTCGGGATCGCGAACTTCGTCACGTTCCTCGAAAACACCGGGGACTGGCGGCGGTCGCTGCGCGAGGCCGAGTACGGCTCGCTCGACGCGGACCGCGAGTTCCTCGAGTCCGTCTCGCCGATCAACAACATCGAGCGGATCGAGACGCCGCTGTTCGTCCTCCACGGCGAGAACGACCCGCGGGTGCCCGTCGGCGAGGCCGAACAGATCGTCGAGGAGGCCCGCGAGCAGGGCGTCCCCGTCCGGAAGCTGATCTTCGACGACGAGGGGCACGGCTTCGCGAAGCTCGACAACCGGATCGAGGCGTACCGGGAGATCGTCGACTTCCTCGCGGAGCACGTCTGA
- a CDS encoding PAS domain-containing sensor histidine kinase yields the protein MTRSDASALLLDQAQDKIALLDDEGRFTYVNAAAERILGFAPAELLGDVAFEYVHPDERDAVEAAFRRTVDTGDFTEESIEYRHRAADGSWVWLESRMSNLTDDALDGYVVSSRDITDRMRAERERAETASHLREIAAVSSDVLWMFDADWSELLFANPAYEEVYGTPIEEVRRDPETFLDAIHPDDRPAVEEAMEALSAGSSVDMEYRVNADENYNRCVWVQGEPIVEDGEVVRITGFTKDITDRRRRERQLVVMDNLLRHNLRNNLNIVLGKVEELEAEIPDSAEHTAVIRRVGESLLSTAQKEREVIELITDGRETDAIDLRNVVEEAVETVRERYPEGSIAVEDLDAVAVEGRCELRSAVIELLENPFQHSNEGTPTVTVSLRRTEAGAELVVEDDLPPIPAVEADVLTGDHDMSQVYHSSGLGFWLVYWSVELSNGSVSVDVGTAGGGHDRAGGKRGNRITVSLPLASE from the coding sequence ATGACCAGATCCGACGCGTCCGCGCTGCTGCTCGACCAGGCGCAGGACAAGATCGCCCTGCTCGACGACGAGGGGCGGTTCACCTACGTCAACGCGGCGGCGGAGCGGATCCTCGGGTTCGCGCCGGCGGAGCTCCTCGGCGACGTCGCCTTCGAGTACGTTCACCCGGACGAGCGGGACGCAGTCGAGGCGGCGTTCCGCCGCACGGTCGACACCGGCGACTTCACCGAGGAGTCGATCGAGTACCGCCATCGGGCCGCGGACGGGTCGTGGGTCTGGCTGGAGAGCCGGATGTCGAACCTCACCGACGATGCGCTCGACGGCTACGTGGTCAGCTCCCGCGACATCACCGACCGGATGCGGGCCGAACGGGAGCGCGCGGAGACGGCCTCGCACCTCAGGGAGATCGCCGCCGTCTCCAGCGACGTCCTCTGGATGTTCGACGCCGACTGGTCGGAGCTGCTCTTCGCGAACCCCGCGTACGAGGAGGTCTACGGGACCCCGATCGAGGAGGTCCGCCGCGACCCCGAGACGTTCCTCGACGCGATCCATCCGGACGACCGCCCGGCCGTCGAGGAGGCGATGGAGGCCCTCTCGGCGGGCTCGTCGGTGGACATGGAGTACCGGGTGAACGCCGACGAGAACTACAACCGGTGCGTCTGGGTCCAGGGAGAGCCGATCGTCGAGGACGGCGAAGTGGTCCGCATCACGGGGTTCACGAAGGACATCACGGACCGGCGGCGGCGCGAGCGCCAGCTCGTCGTGATGGACAACCTCCTGCGCCACAACCTCCGGAACAACCTCAACATCGTCCTCGGGAAGGTCGAGGAGCTAGAGGCGGAGATACCCGATTCGGCGGAGCACACGGCGGTGATCCGGCGGGTCGGCGAGAGCCTCCTCAGCACCGCACAGAAGGAGCGGGAGGTCATCGAGCTGATCACCGACGGGCGGGAGACCGACGCGATCGACCTCCGGAACGTGGTCGAGGAGGCGGTCGAGACCGTCCGCGAGCGGTACCCGGAGGGGTCGATCGCGGTCGAGGACCTCGACGCGGTGGCGGTGGAGGGGCGCTGCGAACTCCGCTCGGCGGTGATCGAACTCCTAGAGAACCCGTTCCAGCACAGCAACGAGGGGACGCCGACGGTGACGGTCAGCCTCCGCCGCACCGAGGCGGGCGCCGAGCTCGTGGTCGAGGACGACCTGCCCCCCATCCCGGCGGTCGAGGCCGACGTGCTCACCGGCGACCACGACATGAGCCAAGTGTATCACAGCAGCGGGCTCGGCTTCTGGCTCGTCTACTGGAGCGTGGAGCTGTCGAACGGGAGCGTGTCGGTCGACGTCGGCACGGCGGGCGGCGGGCATGATCGGGCCGGCGGCAAGCGCGGCAACCGGATCACGGTGTCGCTGCCGCTCGCGTCCGAGTGA
- a CDS encoding aldo/keto reductase yields the protein MPVLGLGTWENDDPAQCTESVANALDAGYRHVDTAQIYGNEAAVGEGIAKSDVDREDIFLASKVWIDNLAPADVASSTRESLDKLGVDAVDLMYVHWPAGEYEPEETLPAFAELRDDGLIDRIGVSNFEPHHLDAATDALGEAPFANQVEMHPLLRQEELREYADANDVELVAYSPLARGEILDDPDIVDIAEKHGVSAAQVSLAWLREKGVTAIPKATGIDHIRDNLASVDLDLDDEDAAAIDSLGRTDRQLNPDFGPDW from the coding sequence ATGCCCGTTCTCGGGCTTGGGACGTGGGAGAACGACGACCCCGCGCAGTGTACCGAGTCGGTCGCGAACGCGCTCGACGCCGGCTACCGCCACGTCGACACCGCCCAGATCTACGGCAACGAGGCGGCCGTCGGCGAGGGGATCGCGAAAAGCGACGTGGACCGCGAGGACATCTTCCTCGCGTCGAAGGTGTGGATCGACAACCTCGCGCCCGCCGACGTGGCCTCGTCGACCCGCGAGAGCCTCGACAAGCTCGGCGTCGACGCGGTTGACCTCATGTACGTCCACTGGCCGGCCGGGGAGTACGAGCCCGAGGAGACGCTGCCGGCGTTCGCCGAGCTGCGCGACGACGGCCTGATCGACCGGATCGGCGTCTCCAACTTCGAGCCGCACCACCTCGACGCCGCGACGGACGCGCTCGGCGAGGCGCCGTTCGCGAACCAGGTCGAGATGCACCCGCTGCTCCGTCAGGAGGAGCTCCGCGAGTACGCCGACGCCAACGACGTCGAGCTCGTCGCCTACTCGCCGCTCGCGCGCGGCGAGATCCTCGACGACCCCGACATCGTCGACATCGCGGAGAAGCACGGCGTCAGCGCCGCGCAGGTCAGCCTCGCGTGGCTCCGCGAGAAGGGCGTCACGGCCATCCCGAAGGCGACCGGGATCGACCACATCCGCGACAACCTCGCGAGCGTCGACCTCGACCTCGACGACGAGGATGCCGCGGCGATCGACTCCCTCGGCCGGACCGACCGCCAGCTCAACCCCGACTTCGGGCCCGACTGGTAA
- a CDS encoding heavy metal translocating P-type ATPase has protein sequence MSEGPPSPGEGKNGDPAACTLCELSTEGVDVTDEAGNRFCCTGCRDVYGALGDVDVDADAVRERRRERDGAAEDGEGSADGDRDVPDGHEATYLEVDGMHCATCEAFIETVATDADGVSGASASYVTDTVRIDRDPDAVTVDDLTETVSGLGYSAYARDDAFARRQASNMATARLAAGVLVGMAVMLQYIVLIYPTYFAFPFYNQRTLDYLNEAMASTSGTYFFIVIAVLTTIVLFFTGKPILRGAYVSAKTRSPNMDLLVAIAAVSAYLYSTLAVIFVESPSVYYDVTVAIIVIVTVGNHYEDSVKDRATELLSEVTAVQVDDARRLTADGDTKSVAVEALEPGDRLLVRAGERVPVDGEAVDGDAAVDESVVTGESLPVRKVAGDAVVGGSVVTDGSLTVAVGPDATSSLDRVAELVYDLQSGNHGVQKLADRLATVFVPAVLVIAAVAAGASLALGGAPTDAMLVGLTVLIVSCPCALGLATPLAVAAGIRDALERNIVVFDDTVFERIRDADTVVFDKTGTLTTGEMRLVARELDDDLLRLAAALESRSAHPVGQAIAAARSAAGAADAALGEAGEDGATPAVADGGVEPVDGETGEGGDAPAVESFESHARGVSGVVDGVEVVVGHPDLFDERGWTVSDEIREAVADARDVGRVPVAVGRDGAAEGYVVVGDELREGWEETVTALDESGVEVIVLTGDDERAATVFAKHDAVSSVFAGVPPEGKAEAVGRLKERGVTVMVGDGTNDAPALAAADLGIALGGGTAMAADAADVAIVDDDLGSVATVFELARAAGRRVRGNIGWAFCYNAVAIPLAATGLLNPLFAAVAMGASSLLVVTNSSRALLADD, from the coding sequence ATGAGCGAGGGGCCTCCGTCTCCGGGCGAAGGCAAGAACGGCGACCCCGCCGCCTGCACGCTCTGTGAACTCTCGACCGAGGGCGTCGACGTCACCGACGAGGCGGGCAACCGGTTCTGCTGTACCGGCTGCCGGGACGTGTATGGCGCCCTCGGCGACGTCGACGTGGACGCCGACGCGGTCCGCGAACGGCGGCGGGAGCGGGACGGTGCCGCGGAGGACGGCGAGGGGTCCGCCGACGGCGACCGCGACGTCCCCGACGGCCACGAGGCGACGTACCTGGAGGTCGACGGGATGCACTGCGCGACCTGCGAGGCGTTCATCGAAACGGTGGCGACCGACGCCGACGGCGTCAGCGGCGCGAGCGCGAGCTACGTCACCGACACGGTGCGGATCGACCGCGACCCCGACGCGGTCACCGTCGACGACCTCACGGAGACGGTGAGCGGCCTCGGCTACAGCGCCTACGCCCGCGACGACGCCTTCGCGCGGCGGCAGGCGAGCAACATGGCGACCGCGCGGCTCGCGGCCGGCGTCCTCGTCGGGATGGCCGTCATGCTGCAGTACATCGTGCTCATCTACCCGACGTACTTCGCGTTCCCCTTCTACAACCAGCGGACCCTCGACTACCTCAACGAGGCGATGGCCTCGACCTCCGGGACGTACTTCTTCATCGTCATCGCCGTCCTCACGACCATCGTCCTCTTCTTCACCGGGAAGCCGATACTACGCGGCGCGTACGTCAGCGCGAAGACGCGCTCGCCGAACATGGACCTCCTCGTCGCCATCGCGGCGGTGAGCGCGTACCTCTACAGCACGCTCGCGGTGATCTTCGTCGAGTCGCCCTCGGTCTACTACGACGTGACCGTCGCGATCATCGTCATCGTCACCGTCGGGAACCACTACGAGGACTCCGTGAAGGACCGCGCGACGGAGCTGCTCTCCGAGGTCACCGCGGTCCAGGTCGACGACGCGCGGCGGCTGACCGCCGACGGCGACACCAAGTCGGTCGCCGTTGAGGCGCTCGAACCCGGCGACCGGCTCCTCGTGCGCGCCGGCGAGCGGGTCCCCGTCGACGGCGAGGCGGTCGACGGCGACGCCGCGGTCGACGAGTCGGTCGTTACCGGCGAGTCGCTCCCGGTCCGGAAGGTCGCCGGCGACGCGGTGGTCGGCGGCTCCGTCGTGACGGACGGATCGCTCACGGTCGCCGTCGGTCCGGACGCGACCTCCAGCCTCGACCGCGTCGCAGAGCTCGTCTACGACCTCCAGAGCGGGAACCACGGCGTCCAGAAGCTCGCCGACCGGCTCGCGACCGTCTTCGTCCCGGCCGTCCTCGTCATCGCCGCCGTCGCGGCGGGCGCGTCCCTCGCGCTCGGCGGCGCGCCGACGGACGCGATGCTCGTCGGACTGACGGTGCTGATCGTCTCGTGTCCGTGCGCGCTCGGCTTGGCGACGCCGCTCGCGGTCGCCGCCGGGATCCGCGACGCCCTCGAACGCAACATCGTCGTGTTCGACGACACCGTCTTCGAGCGGATCCGCGACGCCGACACGGTCGTCTTCGACAAGACCGGCACGCTGACCACCGGCGAGATGCGGCTCGTCGCCCGCGAGCTCGACGACGACCTGCTCCGGCTCGCGGCCGCCCTCGAATCGCGCTCCGCGCACCCGGTCGGGCAGGCGATCGCCGCGGCGCGCTCCGCGGCGGGCGCGGCCGACGCCGCTCTCGGCGAGGCCGGCGAGGACGGCGCGACGCCGGCGGTCGCGGACGGCGGGGTGGAGCCGGTCGACGGCGAGACCGGCGAGGGAGGCGACGCTCCCGCCGTCGAGTCCTTCGAGAGCCACGCCCGCGGCGTCTCCGGCGTCGTCGACGGCGTCGAGGTCGTCGTCGGCCACCCGGACCTCTTCGACGAGCGCGGCTGGACCGTCTCCGACGAGATCCGCGAGGCGGTCGCCGACGCGCGCGACGTCGGCCGCGTCCCCGTCGCCGTCGGCCGCGACGGCGCCGCCGAGGGGTACGTCGTCGTCGGCGACGAGCTGCGCGAGGGGTGGGAGGAGACGGTGACCGCCCTCGACGAGTCGGGCGTCGAGGTGATCGTCCTCACCGGCGACGACGAGCGTGCGGCGACCGTCTTCGCCAAGCACGACGCGGTGTCGTCGGTGTTCGCCGGCGTGCCGCCGGAGGGGAAGGCCGAGGCCGTCGGGCGGCTGAAGGAGCGCGGCGTCACCGTGATGGTCGGCGACGGGACGAACGACGCCCCGGCGCTCGCGGCGGCGGACCTCGGGATCGCGCTCGGCGGCGGCACCGCGATGGCGGCCGACGCCGCCGACGTGGCTATCGTCGACGACGACCTCGGCTCCGTGGCGACCGTCTTCGAGCTCGCCCGGGCGGCCGGCCGGCGCGTGAGGGGCAACATCGGCTGGGCGTTCTGCTACAACGCGGTCGCCATCCCGCTCGCGGCGACCGGCCTCCTGAACCCGCTGTTCGCCGCCGTCGCGATGGGCGCGTCGAGCCTGCTCGTGGTGACGAACTCCTCGCGCGCGCTGCTGGCCGACGACTGA
- a CDS encoding sulfite exporter TauE/SafE family protein, with translation MTLSALLGTDVLLFLAIGLLGGAHCIGMCGPLVTVYASRMDADAGRTDGGEAGAARTASGTSGREGHLTTYEVRQHALFNLGRAASYATIGTALGALGGAVLVTTVTLTGAATAVRGGVGLLVGAAVILVGVRYLLGGATGGVHLPGLERVTGWLTGHVDRLANGPGIVALGAVHGLLPCPILYPAYLYAFASGSAVAGGVALGALGLGTIPAVFAYGTLIESVDPVHRRRIHRLLGVAFVALGYVLFAHGLMSVGIHVPHPRLPFWNPLDAGMMGGM, from the coding sequence GTGACCCTTTCCGCGCTCCTCGGAACCGACGTCCTGCTGTTCCTCGCGATCGGGCTGCTCGGCGGCGCCCACTGTATCGGCATGTGCGGCCCGCTCGTCACGGTGTACGCGAGCCGGATGGACGCCGACGCCGGGCGGACCGACGGCGGCGAGGCGGGCGCCGCGCGCACCGCGAGCGGGACCTCCGGCCGCGAAGGGCACCTGACAACCTACGAGGTCCGCCAGCACGCGCTGTTCAACCTCGGGCGCGCGGCGAGCTACGCGACGATCGGGACCGCCCTCGGCGCGCTCGGCGGTGCGGTCCTCGTCACCACCGTGACCCTGACCGGCGCCGCGACGGCGGTCCGCGGTGGAGTCGGGCTCCTCGTCGGCGCAGCCGTGATCCTCGTCGGCGTCCGCTACCTCCTCGGCGGCGCGACCGGCGGGGTCCACCTCCCCGGGCTCGAACGCGTCACGGGGTGGCTCACCGGACACGTCGACCGGCTCGCGAACGGCCCGGGCATCGTCGCGCTCGGCGCGGTCCACGGGCTGCTCCCCTGTCCGATCCTCTACCCTGCGTATCTGTACGCGTTCGCGAGCGGCTCGGCGGTCGCGGGCGGCGTCGCGCTCGGCGCGCTCGGGCTCGGGACGATCCCGGCCGTCTTCGCGTACGGCACCCTCATCGAGAGCGTCGACCCCGTCCACCGCCGCCGGATACACCGGCTACTCGGCGTCGCGTTCGTCGCGCTCGGCTACGTGCTGTTCGCCCACGGGCTGATGTCGGTCGGGATCCACGTGCCGCACCCGCGGCTCCCGTTCTGGAACCCGCTCGACGCCGGAATGATGGGGGGTATGTGA
- a CDS encoding plastocyanin/azurin family copper-binding protein: MYRRRFLRRTGAVGSAAAGVALAGCAGVGGEPDYDVGMLATAYQPREITVSVGDTVVWENTSARSHTVTATAGGIPDDAEFFASGGFDDYATAEAAWQSDFGGRLENGDRFEHTFTVPGAYEYVCIPHREGGMYGTVVVEE; this comes from the coding sequence ATGTATCGCAGACGGTTCCTCCGGCGGACGGGTGCCGTCGGGAGCGCGGCGGCCGGGGTCGCCCTCGCCGGCTGCGCGGGCGTCGGCGGCGAACCGGACTACGACGTCGGCATGCTCGCGACCGCGTACCAGCCCCGCGAGATCACGGTCTCGGTCGGCGACACTGTCGTCTGGGAGAACACGAGCGCGCGCTCGCACACGGTCACCGCGACCGCGGGCGGCATCCCGGACGACGCCGAGTTCTTCGCGTCGGGCGGCTTCGACGACTACGCGACCGCCGAGGCGGCGTGGCAGTCAGACTTCGGCGGGCGACTGGAGAACGGCGACCGGTTCGAGCACACCTTCACCGTTCCCGGCGCCTACGAGTACGTCTGTATCCCTCACCGCGAGGGCGGGATGTACGGGACGGTCGTCGTGGAGGAGTGA